In Sorangium aterium, the genomic stretch CGCCCGATCGGGGCGGCCCGGACCGGGGCGGCGGGGAGGAGGGCGGATGAGGTGCCGACGAAGTCGAGGCTGCGCAGGCGACGGTTGGTCCCATGGCGCTCCGGGTGGGGTAGAATGAACCTCCGGCGGAAGGTTTTGCGCTCATGACATTCGCTCCCCTGCGCGTGCTCGTCGTCGACGACTCCGCGTACAACCGGCGCAACATCGCCGAGATCTTGAGCGGAAGCGACGAGATCGAGGTCGTGGGCAAGGCCGGTGACGGCGACGACGCGCTCCGTCAGGCCGCGCAGCTCCGGCCGGACGCGATCACGCTGGATCTCGAGATGCCGCGCATGGACGGCTTCACCTTCCTCCGCATCCTGATGGCGAGGCAGCCGACGCCCGTCATCATCGTCTCGAGCTACAGCCACAAGGAGAACGTCTTCAAGGCGCTCGAGCTGGGCGCCGTCGACTTCGTGGCGAAGCCGGACCGGCAGTTCACGGCGGACGCGCAGATCCGGCGGGAGATCATCCAGAAGGTCCTGCTGGTGCGCTACCTCCGCCCCCGGTCGCCGATGCCGGCTGCGCCGGCCCCGGCGCGGGCGGCGCAGCCCGCGTCGCCGCGCGCGGTGCAGGAGTCGTCGCGGCTCGGCGTCTCGCTGCGCCACCTCGTGGCGGTCGGCTCGTCGACGGGCGGGCCCACGGCGCTCCTCGAGATCTTCAACCGGATCCCGGATCGCTTCCCCGGCGCGATCTTCATCGCGCAGCACATGCCGGACAAGTTCACCCGCACGTTCGCGGAGCGGCTCGATCGGAAGGGCGGCCTCCGGGTGGTCGAGGCGCAGAACGGCGAGCAGGTGGTGGCCCGCAAGGCCTATGTGTGCCCGGGTAGGATGTGCATGGAGATCGCGGTGACGCCGGGCAGCGGGGTCGGGTTGAGCGGCGACATCCGGATCCGGGTGGGGGCGCCGGCGCCCGGGGATCGGTACGTTCCGAGCGCGGACCGGCTGTTCCGGAGCGTGGCGCAGGTGGGCGGCAGCCGCGCGGTGGGCATCATCCTGACGGGGATGGGCGACGACGGGGTGAACGGCGCGCGGGCGGTCCGCGCGGCCGGGGGCACGGTGGTGGCCGAGAGCGAGGACTCGGCGGTGGTCTACGGCATGCCCGGGGCCGCGGTGCGGGCCGGGGTCGTGAACGAGAGCCTGCCCTTCACGGCGATCGGCGACTTCATCGCGCTGCTCTCCTAGCGGCGGTCACCCGCTTCGGATACGGGCCCATCTCGACGTTTTCGGTGCTCAGCGCACCGGAGTGCGCTTCCGCGCCGAAAACGCCGATCTGGACCCGTCTCCTGTGCGGGTGACCGCCGCTCTGCGACGCTCGTAGCAGGGCGGGTGGGAACCGCTCTAGGGTGAGCTGGGTTCCAGCGGGCTGCCAAAGTTGACCCCTCGGGCGCATCGTGAGACAGGTCGGTCGCTGACATGCGGATCCGACGCGCCGCACGCAGGCTTGTATGTCTTGGCTGGTGGGCCGCCCTCTCGGGCGTCGCTTTCGACGGCCTTGCGGCGCCTCCTTCGGAGGTAGCGGCGCCTGCGGCCGGTGCGAAGGCGGAGCCGGCAAAGGCGGAGCCGGCAAAGGCGGAGCCGGCGAAGGCCGACGCGAAGAAGGCGGAGCCGGCGAAGGCCGACGCGGCGAAAGCCGAGCCCGCGAAGGCGGAGCCGGCGAAAGCTGAGCCCGCGAAGGCGGAGCCGGCGAAGGCTGAGCCCGCGAAGGCAGAGCCGGCGAAAGCTGAGCCCGCGAAGGCGGAGCCGGCGAAGGCCGACGCGAAGAAGGATGGGTCGACCGAGGGCAAGGCGGAGAAGCCTGCGCCGGTCAGGGTGGCGGCCGTGTCTGGCGGGAAGGGCGGCGCGAAGAGCGCGGCCA encodes the following:
- the cheB gene encoding chemotaxis-specific protein-glutamate methyltransferase CheB, producing the protein MTFAPLRVLVVDDSAYNRRNIAEILSGSDEIEVVGKAGDGDDALRQAAQLRPDAITLDLEMPRMDGFTFLRILMARQPTPVIIVSSYSHKENVFKALELGAVDFVAKPDRQFTADAQIRREIIQKVLLVRYLRPRSPMPAAPAPARAAQPASPRAVQESSRLGVSLRHLVAVGSSTGGPTALLEIFNRIPDRFPGAIFIAQHMPDKFTRTFAERLDRKGGLRVVEAQNGEQVVARKAYVCPGRMCMEIAVTPGSGVGLSGDIRIRVGAPAPGDRYVPSADRLFRSVAQVGGSRAVGIILTGMGDDGVNGARAVRAAGGTVVAESEDSAVVYGMPGAAVRAGVVNESLPFTAIGDFIALLS